The following proteins come from a genomic window of Microtus ochrogaster isolate Prairie Vole_2 chromosome 7, MicOch1.0, whole genome shotgun sequence:
- the LOC101978984 gene encoding prostatic spermine-binding protein-like codes for MLLLLTLALLAGPTCRAQNILDNKIGTYFYICSEDQGELKGIRVFSPFYGFVGIQLLFGEQWSPIYGAQSSNQQKYLLSKGERVIAAGTNDGICVRYLHLVTSNGCEATLGTERDYFPLRVTRGSGKHALTIEGKYTCITALNFKWGHSPEDSISGKPEDQMVNLCGAKEDGGGSDEDESNDRENAQNSNNKGSDDSGEGSKGACKDGSVGKGS; via the exons atgctgctgctgctgaccttGGCCCTCCTTGCTGGCCCCACCTGCAGAGCCCAGA ACATACTGGACAATAAAATTGGTACCTATTTCTACATTTGCAGTGAAGATCAGGGTGAACTCAAAGGCATCCGGGTCTTCTCGCCTTTTTATGGATTTGTCGG catcCAGCTGCTGTTTGGTGAACAGTGGAGTCCCATCTACGGAGCTCAGTCATCAAATCAGCAGAAGTACCTGCTGAGTAAGGGTGAGCGTGTGATTGCTGCGGGCACTAACGATGGCATCTGTGTGCGTTACCTGCATTTGGTGACCAGCAATGGGTGCGAAGCCACTCTGGGTACTGAGAGGGACTATTTTCCCCTCCGAGTCACTCGTGGCTCAGGCAAGCACGCCCTGACGATCGAGGGCAAGTACACTTGCATCACCGCGCTGAACTTCAAGTGGGGACACAGCCCCGAAGATTCGATCTCGGGGAAGCCAGAAGACCAGATGGTCAATTTGTGCGGTGCCAAAGAGGACGGTGGGGGCAGTGATGAAGATGAAAGCAATGACAGAGAAAAtgctcaaaacagcaacaataaggGCAGCGATGACAGTGGTGAAGGCAGCAAGGGAGCCTGCAAAGATGGCAGTGTGGGCAAAGGGAGCTAA
- the LOC101979268 gene encoding prostatic spermine-binding protein-like, translating into MLLLLTLALLAGPTCRAQNILGRKVGTYFYIRGEDQGEIKVIRVYLTIAKCIMGIQLQFGSHWSDVYGSNSLDYKDFQLKDGEHVIKVHGKEANCLCSLTFTTNQGTEFTFGFNRGKPFDNSGGPDKHLVTVNGMYTPHICIQGMGFKWTHGPQDVGSTQLPGNPKTSLNTSKKKKADKDKDKDDDDDNDDDDNDAPVHLQNPF; encoded by the exons atgctgctgctgctgaccttGGCCCTCCTTGCTGGCCCCACCTGCAGAGCCCAGA ACATACTGGGCAGAAAAGTTGGCACCTATTTCTACATTCGTGGTGAAGATCAGGGTGAAATCAAGGTCATCCGGGTCTACTTAACAATAGCAAAGTGCATCATGGG CATCCAGCTGCAGTTCGGCAGTCACTGGAGTGATGTCTACGGAAGCAACTCATTGGATTATAAAGACTTTCAGCTGAAGGACGGAGAGCACGTGATAAAGGTGCATGGCAAAGAGGCAAACTGCCTGTGTTCCCTGACCTTCACTACCAACCAGGGGACCGAGTTTACCTTTGGTTTTAACAGAGGCAAACCATTTGATAACAGTGGAGGTCCAGACAAGCATCTAGTGACTGTCAATGGCATGTATACACCACATATCTGCATCCAGGGGATGGGCTTCAAATGGACACATGGTCCCCAGGATGTGGGCTCCACGCAACTTCCAGGAAATCCAAAGACCAGCCTTAACACttccaaaaagaagaaagctgacaAAGACAAGGACAAAGATGACGACGATGACAATGATGACGACGACAACGATG CCCCAGTCCACCTACAAAATCCATTCTAG
- the LOC101979555 gene encoding zymogen granule protein 16 homolog B-like: protein MFQPEAMLLLVILAMLGTPAFSADDYHGKTTGTPFCTSTPEGKNLTGVRMYVRNSVIMGVQVEHDHNWGDVSGYAEGTPVVLTLSEDEHVLWAFGTYRIYIQQIVLYTSRPRDQYFGSLKADNEFSDHPQNADHVLKGFCGFYVRGGLRAIKFVWGSKSGTCTE from the exons ATGTTCCAGCCGGAGGCCATGCTGCTGTTGGTGATCCTTGCCATGCTGGGGACCCCAGCCTTTTCGGCAGATG ATTATCATGGCAAAACAACGGGCACACCTTTCTGTACTTCCACTCCTGAGGGAAAAAACCTAACAGGAGTTCGCATGTATGTTCGGAATAGCGTGATCATGGG TGTCCAGGTGGAGCACGATCACAACTGGGGTGATGTAAGTGGCTACGCCGAGGGGACTCCTGTGGTGCTAACTCTGAGCGAGGATGAACACGTCCTCTGGGCCTTCGGCACATACAGAATCTATATTCAGCAAATAGTCCTGTACACCAGCAGGCCACGGGATCAGTATTTTGGGTCCCTCAAAGCTGACAATGAGTTCTCTGATCACCCTCAAAATGCTGACCATGTGCTCAAGGGCTTCTGTGGCTTTTATGTGAGGGGTGGGTTAAGGGCCATCAAATTTGTGTGGGGGAGTAAAAGTGGGACGTGCACAGAGTAA